One Actinomadura viridis genomic region harbors:
- a CDS encoding primosomal protein N', with product MRHDGGETELIPGLDDVPRVPAEQPPGRPAKKDTKPARKTAKGGKGARRPAEDLPVARVAVDMSLPHLDRPFDYLVPAELDEKAVPGCRVRVRFAGQLVDGLMLERAAESDHEGRLAYLERVTSSEPVLAPEIAALAREVADLYAGTFADVLRLAIPPRHARVEAEPRPEAVPAEAPPAGDGGPGPWAEYPAGPSFLKALERGGAPRAVWTALPGPEWPAAIARAVAVTLRGGRGALVVMADGRDVARVDEALTAELGEGRHVALTAEPGPAERYRRWLAIRRGTARAVVGTRAAMFAPVSDLGLVVLWDDGDDVHAEPHAPYPHPREVLALRAHRTGAGALIGGFTRTTDATRLVESGWAHALAAGRDRVRRTMPRVRPVGEDAELARDGAARTARLTSLAFQTARQALELGPVLVQVPRRGYLPGLACGRCRTPARCGACQGPLALVSAHASPYCRWCGRIAGDWSCPECGHRHVRAVVVGARRTAEELGRAFPGVPVRTSGREAVLDRVGERPALVVSTPGAEPVAEGDGYAAGLLLDGWVLLGRADLRAGEETLRRWMNAAALLRPSAPLVVSADGGLAPAQALVRWDPVTYAERELAERREVGFPPAVRMASLTGTPAAIRDLLAHARLPDGAEVLGPVPVAVTGRAAQDAGAPEKERALVRVPRAAGPALARALREAQGIRSARKAPESVRVQIDPLELI from the coding sequence GTGAGACACGACGGCGGCGAGACGGAGCTGATCCCGGGACTGGACGACGTCCCGCGCGTGCCCGCGGAGCAGCCCCCCGGCAGGCCCGCCAAGAAGGACACCAAGCCCGCCAGGAAGACCGCCAAGGGCGGGAAGGGCGCCCGGCGCCCCGCCGAGGACCTGCCCGTCGCGCGGGTCGCCGTGGACATGTCCCTGCCGCACCTGGACCGCCCCTTCGACTACCTGGTGCCCGCCGAGCTGGACGAGAAGGCGGTGCCGGGGTGCCGGGTGCGGGTCCGGTTCGCCGGGCAGCTGGTCGACGGCCTGATGCTGGAACGGGCGGCCGAGAGCGACCACGAGGGGCGCCTGGCGTACCTGGAGCGCGTCACCTCCTCCGAACCGGTCCTGGCCCCGGAGATCGCGGCGCTGGCCCGGGAGGTGGCCGACCTGTACGCGGGCACCTTCGCCGACGTGCTGAGGCTGGCGATCCCGCCGCGCCACGCCCGGGTGGAGGCCGAGCCCCGGCCCGAGGCCGTCCCGGCGGAGGCGCCTCCGGCGGGGGACGGCGGGCCGGGGCCGTGGGCGGAGTACCCGGCCGGGCCGTCCTTCCTGAAGGCGCTGGAACGGGGCGGCGCGCCGCGCGCCGTGTGGACGGCCCTGCCCGGTCCCGAGTGGCCCGCGGCGATCGCGCGGGCCGTGGCCGTCACCCTCCGGGGCGGCCGGGGCGCGCTGGTGGTCATGGCCGACGGCAGGGACGTCGCCCGCGTGGACGAGGCCCTGACCGCCGAACTGGGGGAGGGCCGGCACGTCGCCCTGACCGCCGAGCCGGGCCCGGCGGAGCGCTACCGGCGCTGGCTGGCCATCCGCAGGGGGACGGCACGGGCGGTCGTCGGCACCCGGGCGGCGATGTTCGCGCCGGTGTCCGACCTGGGCCTGGTCGTGCTGTGGGACGACGGGGACGACGTGCACGCCGAGCCCCACGCCCCGTACCCGCACCCGCGCGAGGTGCTGGCGCTGCGCGCGCACCGGACGGGCGCGGGGGCGCTGATCGGCGGGTTCACCCGGACGACCGACGCGACCCGGCTGGTGGAGTCGGGGTGGGCGCACGCGCTGGCCGCCGGCCGCGACCGCGTCCGGCGGACGATGCCGCGCGTCCGGCCCGTGGGGGAGGACGCCGAGCTGGCCCGCGACGGCGCGGCCCGGACCGCCCGGCTCACCAGCCTGGCGTTCCAGACCGCCCGGCAGGCCCTGGAGCTGGGTCCCGTGCTGGTCCAGGTGCCGCGCCGCGGCTACCTGCCCGGCCTGGCCTGCGGCCGGTGCCGCACTCCGGCCCGGTGCGGCGCCTGTCAGGGGCCGCTGGCGCTGGTGTCGGCGCACGCCTCGCCCTACTGCCGGTGGTGCGGCCGCATCGCCGGCGACTGGTCGTGCCCCGAGTGCGGTCACCGCCATGTCCGGGCCGTCGTGGTGGGGGCGCGCCGTACGGCCGAGGAGCTCGGCCGGGCGTTCCCGGGCGTTCCGGTGCGCACCTCCGGGCGCGAGGCGGTGCTGGACAGGGTCGGGGAACGGCCGGCGCTGGTGGTGTCGACGCCGGGCGCGGAGCCGGTCGCCGAGGGGGACGGGTACGCGGCGGGGCTGCTGCTGGACGGCTGGGTGCTGCTCGGCCGCGCCGACCTGCGGGCCGGTGAGGAGACCCTCCGCCGCTGGATGAACGCCGCCGCGCTGCTGCGCCCGTCCGCGCCCCTGGTCGTGTCGGCCGACGGGGGGCTCGCCCCGGCCCAGGCCCTCGTCCGCTGGGACCCCGTCACCTACGCCGAACGGGAGCTGGCCGAGCGCCGCGAGGTCGGGTTCCCCCCGGCCGTGCGGATGGCGTCCCTGACCGGGACCCCGGCGGCCATCCGCGACCTGCTCGCCCACGCCCGGCTCCCGGACGGGGCCGAGGTCCTCGGGCCCGTCCCGGTCGCCGTGACCGGCCGGGCCGCGCAGGACGCCGGCGCGCCCGAGAAGGAGCGCGCTCTGGTCCGGGTGCCCCGCGCCGCCGGTCCGGCCCTGGCGAGGGCGCTCCGGGAGGCGCAGGGGATACGCAGCGCGCGCAAGGCGCCGGAGAGCGTACGTGTGCAGATCGACCCCCTGGAACTGATCTGA